The nucleotide window CGTATTCACCATCCTTAAAAACGTAGCACCAATAGTGCTAGTGTTCTCGTATACAGATGTTTCAAAATGTATTGAAAGATAGCAAAAGAGAAATTGTAACTGCGAAGCCTATATTAACTATCTAAAATCTTTCAAACTTAATCCTCTATTAGAGTATTAGGTGATGACACCAAAGCCTATATTAACTATCTGAAGTTCTTACTTCTTATTGTTAATATCGACCAATCATATTGAGACACAAGACATTACCAAACCACCAAATGACATACATAAGCCCAAAAGAAACTTAAAATCTTTTGTCTCTTTGTCCCCTTAACCTTTTTAGTAAACTGTAACGCCTCTCACTTGAACAATTCAAATTAACACAATCACTGTCTCTCCGTCCATCACAATGACAACTAACCTCCACTTTCCGATTACACTGAAACTCATTCTCTCTACCTTAGCATCTCTCCTCGTGAtcactctcttcttcatcaccagAACCGATTTCTCACCGTCTTCATATCAGCCAGCGCCGGCCAAAACTATCCAGATCTCCAGCTCCTCCACCAGAACTAAAGTACAGAGCCAAAACTCCGTGAGTTGCGGTAAGATCCCTCCTTCGCTCGCCGATGCTCTCATCCACTACGCCGCCTCCAATGTCACTCCCCAGCAAACACTCTCTGAAATCTCCGTCACCAAGAAGGTAAAATTAACAAAAGACTAACAAAACAACATGCAAGTCAAAAACCAAAACtgagtaactttttttttcttttttaacacggaggaacttaaaaaaaaactgagtaAACCACGGagtaacttaaaaaaaaactacttaaaTTGCATCAGGTCCTAGACAAGACATCGCCGTGCAACTTTCTTGTGTTTGGTCTTGGCCACGACAGCTTGATGTGGGCGTCACTAAACCACGGAGGAAGAACTATATTCTTAGACGAGGACGAGTCATGGATACGCCGGATCGCCGAGAAGTTCCCTTCTCTGGAATCGTACCACGTACGGTACGAGACCAAGGTGAGAGACGCGGCGGCTCTGATGTCGGCGGCGAGAGATAGAGAGGAGTGCCGTCTCGGTGCGTCGATGGATCTTAGAGTTTCCAAGTGCGAGCTTGCGCTGAAGGGCTTACCGGAGGTGGTTTACGAGAGGGAGTGGGATTTAATCATGGTGGATGCTCCGACGGGGTTTCACGAAGATGCTCCGGGGAGGATGTCGGCGATTTACACGGCGGGGATGCTCGCGAGGAGCCGAAAGAACGGAGAGAACACGGCTGTTTTTGTGCATGATGTGGATAGGACTGTGGAGGATGAGTTCTCTATGGCGTTTCTGTGCAGAGATTACATGACGGAGCAAGAGGGACGGCTCCGCCATTTTACGGTGCCTAGCCACTGGGACTCTAACATCGCCGGCGGTAAATACTGTCCCTAATCCGCCGatgataaaatgattttttaaaaaaaaaattatatatattttggctGTGACCCGTGAGACTAtctaaatgatattttaattcAACATTTTACCGTTTAATCAAATTTCTtccacctcttttttttttggacaacaatAACTAAACTATGATTTTTCTTCcatctaataatttaaaacacacttaattttatgttataaTAAATAAAGTTCTTTAGTAAATTCAAACAAGTTTTGATAAGAAAAATATGGTTAATACAAATTAAATGAAacaatatttatgtataaaatacagAATAATCAATTTGTATTAAATTTctgttaaaataatttaaaataaaaattaaataaaaaaattgtaaaaacttagtaaataaaagagcAAACACATGGCACACTGATCAACACCCTAATTATACCAATTCAActgtaaaaattatttatttaacacCTTATTGTAAAATGGTCTTTCTATAGTAGTTAGAtcattattaaaacaaaaccaGTAGATCTGAGTTGGACCGTTTGGTGATCAAATTTTGACCATTTGGTGAAGCATTTGACGTTTTCAAgaactaaaaagtaaaaatgatttGACTCAAATGTTTTTAACATGAACGAAACTAATGAAAAAACGTTACAAGAACAAATGACAAAGACACGAAACAACACAAAGTTTTATATTACTTCTTGATTGACTCCATAAGAAAGTTAGTCCTCTAATTGAGTCTCGCCAGTTCCTGAATGTTGATAGGAAATGCAACGGTACGATCACCAGCGAACGCTTTCCTAGCCATAATGAGATTAACTTTCTCGGTAGGATGAAAAGCGTCCCAAAACAGGTACTGATCTCTGTTAGGACAAGGCGTCTCAAAGGGAAGACATGTGATTTGACCTCTGTTCCGTCCTATCCCACAACATCCTTTGTCCAAAGTAGTAACTCCTACAAAACCAACACAGCCATTATTACCCATAATTAAGAGTTTGTGTTAGCTAGCTTAAGATTTGGTAGTTACCATAAACCGCCGGGTTAGCGATGATGTCTTCTAACATTTGAGTGATATCGAGATAAATGAATTTAGCATCCGGGAGATTCTGGTTGAGATTGGAGATCATTGTTTTGACGTTTGTGTTGAAAGGAAGAACAAGTT belongs to Brassica rapa cultivar Chiifu-401-42 chromosome A07, CAAS_Brap_v3.01, whole genome shotgun sequence and includes:
- the LOC103831675 gene encoding glucuronoxylan 4-O-methyltransferase 3 isoform X1 translates to MTTNLHFPITLKLILSTLASLLVITLFFITRTDFSPSSYQPAPAKTIQISSSSTRTKVQSQNSVSCGKIPPSLADALIHYAASNVTPQQTLSEISVTKKVLDKTSPCNFLVFGLGHDSLMWASLNHGGRTIFLDEDESWIRRIAEKFPSLESYHVRYETKVRDAAALMSAARDREECRLGASMDLRVSKCELALKGLPEVVYEREWDLIMVDAPTGFHEDAPGRMSAIYTAGMLARSRKNGENTAVFVHDVDRTVEDEFSMAFLCRDYMTEQEGRLRHFTVPSHWDSNIAGGKYCP
- the LOC103831675 gene encoding glucuronoxylan 4-O-methyltransferase 3 isoform X2, translating into MTTNLHFPITLKLILSTLASLLVITLFFITRTDFSPSSYQPAPAKTIQISSSSTRTKVQSQNSVSCGKIPPSLADALIHYAASNVTPQQTLSEISVTKKVLDKTSPCNFLVFGLGHDSLMWASLNHGGRTIFLDEDESWIRRIAEKFPSLESYHVRYETKVRDAAALMSAARDREECRLGASMDLRVSKCELALKGLPEVVYEREWDLIMVDAPTGFHEDAPGRMSAIYTAGMLARSRKNGENTAVFVHDVDRTVEDEFSMAFLCRDYMTEQEGRLRHFTVPSHWDSNIAGVPEC